The following DNA comes from Lynx canadensis isolate LIC74 chromosome C2, mLynCan4.pri.v2, whole genome shotgun sequence.
TGAAATATCCTGTGACTTTTTGTGTGCTGAGCAAGCTGGAATGGCAACTTAAATGACTCGTTGCaattaaaatgcaaacagaagTACACATTTGGGTAGCTGTGTCTATTAAGGTGATCTATAAAATGTTGAGAATCTTCAAATTGCCTTTGacagaatttgcattttcctttgctCCACTTCATTACCGTTTGCCGCACATTTAAATCAGTTGGATGTACAGTCCTTGCATGTTTATTTAGAAATCCGATTCTTTTAAATATCCTGACACAACCAAGAGCAGGGCACTTAAAGTTCCCTTCTTGATCTGTAGCATATATCTCTTTTGGATGGCACACAGTTCCATTGATTTTATGAAGTACGGAGGTTTCTTGATTCAGGTCATAATCGTCTTCTTCATAATCAccttcttcatcctcttcctcctcatagTCATCCTCACATACAGGCAAAGGTTCTGAGACATTATTTAAAGAAGTATCAGGATTCCCATTTTCAATCATGTTCTCAATTACATCTTCGGATACACTTACGGGAATTTCAATGAATTCAGCCACATGTGCAGGGATGACCTCTTTGTTTCCATCACTGGAAGCAGTAATTGTGTCTGCTTCCAAATCCTTATTATCAGAATTCCCATTctcaaatgaaatgaaagcatCGGAACAATTTATTTCTTCCACAGCGGGGATTTCTTGATCCTCCTGTTGAGCTGCAGCAATTTGctgtctttgtattttcttaacaTGATTCTTTAAATGCTTCTGCATAAGTCCTTTGTTTCTAAATTTCCTACCACATATCACACATGAAAAACTGCCCTTTTTCTGATGAGCCTGGGCATGCCTTACAATGTGACCGCCTAGAAATTCCTTGTTACATAACATACACCGATGCCTTGGGACATTGTGATCTACTTTGGAAACATTAAGAGCcataagatttttctttgtattaatgTGACCCTTAGGTTGCACTCTAGACAAATCATCAGGATCAGGCTCTCCAGTGCTCTGATCGGTAAGAGAGTCAAGCCCTTCATCTAAACCTTGCTGTTCCACTGCCTTTTTCAGATTACCTGTAGAATTTTCCAGTGTACTTTCATTTAGAAATCTAACTGCTGATTTATCACTCAATAATGCTACACAGTTTTTCTTAATCATTACGAAGTTCCAGAATTCAGGATCAAAAAACAATCCCTTTTTCAAAATCGGAAGTAATTCAAAACGAACTCGATTTTGAACACTACTTGTGCCTTCGTTATATTCCTCATCTGGACGTTTGTAAAGCTCTTCAACAGTATGGTAAGCTTCCAGGGAGCGctcaagaaaaaatattgagaGTGCACAAATCCTGAGGATCTCCAAATCATTTGGCAAAAAATGtgcaattgttttatatattaaacatttagttTTGGGATCATCATGAAGATCTAGTTGTAGGGCACAACCACATATTTCAACACAGATTTGTAAGCCATCTTCTTCAACCTGTAAGaggaaaaatattactaaatacctttgtaaaaatttttacattgttttatttttttaaatataactctGAAATGAGAGCTAAATAAACACATTATGCTACATGTGCAGTTTTCCTCATCAGGTAGccttattttaattcttctttaatataGAAGTAAATCTTTCTTCTTTAACTTGACAATAATCTGGAGGAGATAACATTTTAGCTTCCAATTTAATTAGTTTTTAAGTTTGACAAACCCTACTAATCGATAAAAAATGCTTCATAACCTTATGGTGATTAAGGTTTCTTACAAATCTAGCCCCCCATTTATTTTAGGTACCAATCTTACATTCTAAGGTAGAAGGGTTAAATTGAATAAtgcttaaattaaataaatgtttaaagcatTTATcaattttgatgtttaaaaagagctagatttaaaaaaaaaagactgcttacAGACATTCATAAACCTGCACTAAAAACATTACttattaaataacattatttatcCAAGTAAGAGGAAAAGTGGGGCCCACATGAACAGGGCAATTACAGTCTTTCCAAatctaataaaaatcaaaataatgaaccTACTTGGAAGTTATCTGAAAATTATCAAGCTTTGAAACTTTTACTGATGACTCACAGGTAACTGAACTTGGGAATTTGTTATGTGTCCACCTTAACTCAAATTATAAATGATGCCTCTAGTGATCAGAAATGATCTAAATGCTTGTTTGAATAGAAAAAAGATACAATGATAATATGTCTTTAagattgtgcgtgtgtgtgtgtgtgtgtgtatgtgtgtgtgctcacatgcacatgcgcTGCCTGCATATGTAGATGACAGGGAGGAACACTACCTTGCCAGCCTCATGTCTTCTTAGTCCTTTATGTGCTTTGTAGACCTGCTTGACTACTTACTTACACTTCCACAGGCAGACCTTAACTTTGCATGTTATAATCCCATGTTATCTAGGTAGTAAATTTCTACCCATTtcctgttcattttttgagagtcagTTTTACTCTGAAAGTTTTTCTCCCCATTCATATTCTGGCCCCAGCCCTGGAGTAGAGTTAAACATCCCTCTTCTTTCCACTGAGAATagtttatacttatttataaaaagtacatatatattgttttgtAACTGTATATGCCCCTATGCCCTGACTTTGGATTCTTAAATCACAGGGACAGTATCTCATTTTTTATATCCTCCTGTCGTTAACATAGAAGTTGGCATAATACGTTGacctttaaataaatgtttgcaaatatGAATGGGATTGGATCTATCCTACTGACGTTAGCTTTCTCCTATGTAAATCCATCATTTCAGCTTGGAATCCTTTTCTGAactcaaattttttatttcttcgtATCTATCACAATTAGGTATTTCCACCTAGATTTTCCAGATATAGTAAATTCAAAATTCACTGCTTCAAAACagaattccttctctctctcctaagTTCTATCTACATCCTCTGTCTTAACTCATGAAATTATCATGTATCCAGCTGCCCAAGTCTAAAATTTTTAAGATcatagggcacctgagtggcttagtcagttgagtatccaacttcagctcaggtaatgatctcatgttcataagttcaagtcacatatcaggcttgctgctgtcagcgcagaaccctcttcggatcctctgtccccctctttctttgtccctccccagtttgtgctcactcactctcttaaaaataaacatttaaaaaaattaaaaagaataaaactttaaaaaaaattcaaaatcatcaCAAAATGCAACAGGATACTTCCTTACCTGAAATCCTTCAACAATCCCAGTATATTTATGGACTGAAGTTCCAACTTTCAGAGCGGCATGCAAGTCCCTTAAGTATTTCCAACAACCACCACCCACCAGCCCTACAACTTCAGGCAGTCTCTGACTAGTTTCATCTCCCACACACTTCCTCATGTTTTTCTCCTACCATATTAATGCTAACGGACACTTGTGGGAAAAACAATTGATGTAGTGAGGCAAAAGTGCTCTGTAAACTGCAAAATCCTTTACATGTTAGTGTTCTCCTCCTCTATCGTTTAAAACCCAGCTTAAAGCATCTTCCTCTGTGAGCCTTTTCAGATAAGCCATTTGTAAGGTCTCATTCTTCTGAATTCACAAGGCATTCTTTTTGCTGCTTTTCAGAGCGCTAAAGCACGTATATGATTTATTCCATCATTAAAGATGTTTTTAGTAGAGTATACACAGTTAAgcacattttcaatatttatttcatctttgaattTTTCCTCTTATATTCTCATGTTGAGTAGACATGTGAAAATAAGAAAGCTTTATGACAACTGGCTGAACATCACCTACATTGTAAACTTTGCATAACAAAACTCAACTTTTGGTGCAAATAAGAatcctatgtgtatatatatatggatacatttttattttttaaaaagttttactggggtgcctgggtggctcagttggttgagcatccaactttggctcaggtcatgatctcacggtttgtgagttcgagcccctcatcaggctctgtgctgacagctcagagcctggagcctgcttcggattctgtgtctccctctctctctgcccctaacccactcacattctgtctctgtctctctcaaaaataaataaacattaaaaaaaaaaaattaacaaaaaaagttttactgGTGATTCTGGTGCAATTTAAATATTGAgaaggagggtgcctgggtggctcagtcagttaagtgtccaacttcagctcaggtcatgatctcacagttcgtgggtcaaggcccgcattaggctctgtgctgacagctcagagcctggagcctgcttcagactctgttgtctacctctctctctgcccctcctgtgttcacactctgtctctctctctcaaaaaaattttttttaaataaataaaaataaaaataaataaatattggaaggATTCTAAAACATAgcttgtttggttttctttccctttttgatGGGGGTAGAGATTAACTTtgacaatgcattttttttttaatgtttatttattttttttttaatttttttttttcaacgtttatttatttttgggacagagagagacagagcatgaacgggggaggggcagagggagagggagacacagaatcggaaacaggctccaggctctgagccatcagcccagagcctgacgcggggctcgaactcacggaccgcgagatcgtgacctggctgaagtcggacgcttaaccgactgcgccacccaggcgccccttaatgtttatttttgagagagggagagagagagggcaagtgggggaggggcagagagagagagagggcgacgcagaatctgaagcaggctccaggctctgaactctgaactgtcagcacagaacctgatatggggcttaaattcatgaacagcgaaatcatgacctgagccaaagctggatgcctaacagactgagccacccaggtgccccaacaatgcATCTGAATGACATTTCACTGTTTAATAATGAAGCTATGAATGCAGTTAGTAAAATAAAATCGGAAATTTACAAAGCTCTCTGAATATAATGCTGCTAACTTTATATCATGGGAATATAATCACTACACGGTCATACATCCAATGAATGACATAATTAGtgtgaaaaatggataaatttttaagagatattaaaatacattatttattggatgttccttatatatttaaaaataacccaCATAAAGATTCAGCCAAATGGAGCTACCTAAAATGTAGGGTAGCTTTATCTTTCCTATCTTGGTATTCAAGGTTCTGTTAATATTTgaggggtaggggcgcctgggtggcgcagtcggttaagcgtccgacttcagccaggtcacgatctcgcggtccgtgagttcgagccccgcatcgggctctgggctgatggctcagagcctggagcctgtttccgattctgtgactccctctctctctgcccctcccccgttcatgctctgtctctctctgtcccaaaaataaataaacgttgaaaaaaaaaattaaaaaaaaaaaatttgaggggaaaaagtTAAAGCATTTGCAGGATCCAGTTTCATGCCTATGTAAGAGTCTTACACAGAACTGTATTCACTTTTAAGTGACCATGAAAAACTTACttcagaactatttttaaaaacaggtaatGAATTTTACTGTtacttcaaataaataatttaaaaatttgtcagaTTTCAAAAATGCTTCAGAATTCATTGTTCCTTTTCACCTTAACACCAGACTTAAAATTATGAACTATATTTTTCTGTGAAAGTGACCTATGTATGTACAAAGTTCATTTGCAAATAAGTTAAGATTCTACAAACAGGAGTTAGGATAATGTTAAAAGTGacacttttaaagaaaagagataattACTTCTTATCGAAGCAGTTGTTCCcatattaaattttaagtaacaGTAAATTGGcagtttttcagtcttttttcagttattttcacTTATGTAAATGCTTAGTACCATGTTGGGAGATTGCagttggggaaagggaaggataTGATATGTGGCCTTTGAATCCTCCTTCTCTTCAGAAACATTTTATCATAAAAGATTCAAGTTTCGGTGAACTgtcatttacatttcatttaaaattaaggGATAAATATATCCTATTTACCTCATCTTTAATGATTTTCATGAAAGGAAATATGACTCTCACATTAGTTGCTGTTCTTAAAAGCTGGTAGCATTGATCTACAAAAACTTGCTTTGAAGGATTAGACTTAAGCTGAAGTTTACTCCATATGAAAATCAACTCCctgtaaatgagaaaaaaaagagaaatattaaaaatagagtttattCAAATACAGGCATTAGCTATCTTTTGCTGATTCTATAGTACCCTGGCTGCGATGGATACAAAATGGGCATAAATGGATATTATGTTAACCTCCAGCTACTTCTGCTACCTGTATGGGACAAACAGAGAGATCAGAAATTGTAATCTTCAGTGATAAGGAATGAATTCCAATCATATGCTGACAAACCCAAGGCACCTCTAGTACATGATAACAAATTCTAATCCCGGTGTACCTATATCAATgatagtactttaaaaaaataaactttgaccTTTAATTAATACTTTACTTGTAAATTTAGAAATCAATTTTGTATACTTTCTATAAAGATATATCCAtgttcttcattttcaatctATTAAGGTACCTGTTGTGGTATAGGTTTAAAGTGTAAGACACTGTAGTACTGATTCtgaaattttatgtttaagaTCATCTATTCTTCCTTAAGATGtagtatttttaaacagaaaagctATGGGCCATTTAAAGCATTTCACAGGTAGATTGGTTTCTCAGATGTGGCCAAGGTTATTAGATGGACAAAGGAGGAGCAGTGGGTCTTGAGGCAAAGGAAATCAACATATAATTGATATGTTTAGGTATCCCATTCTAGTAAATTAGAATTCTTTAAAGTGTGTCAAGTTACATAAAGCATCATAATCTAAAAAGTATTAAGATAATTGATGAaaatggttttgctttgtttttttttttttttttttaagtgatttactGAGCATGTACTTTGAGCCCAGCACATGCAGCTGTTAAGTCTAAGGATAGCTTGACTACTATCGTGAAGGTGTACATAGTCTACGTAGAGAGACAATACAGAaagcacaaaacagaaaataatggcAAGCAACACAGAAGTAGTAAAGCCAAAATTCTAATTCCATCTTCTTCTAGCTGTATGGGTGTTAATAAGTTTCAGTTCACAACCCCACTTTTTTTGCATATAAAAGCTCACCAGGTTTCACACTTTGCTCCCAAATCTGTAGCTCTGACTTCTTTCCCAATTTCTATTTCTGGGTATTTCAATTTAGATTGCTTTCTATCACCATAACCCACTTAGAATGAATAATACTCCTGCAAAATTGATTATCTTTTGCTAGGTCAGTCAATGACACTAAACATTCCTCGAACCTGTTTGGTTCTAATCTGTTTATTTTCCACAGCCTTTGTATTCTAATTATATTTTTGCCCATAGCCATGCCATTCTTTCTCAGTGCTACCACCTTAGGCCCTCTAATTTTACATATGCACTTCTACAGCTGCTAAACTGCTCTGTTTCCAGactttcaaataatttcattcaGTGCTTATTCCATATGTCACACAGTATTAACAGCAACAGAAACGTGGGTTTTGGAGTCAGGATAGGATTATAATCCTGGGCACTCTTCAAGGTTAGTTAATGTGctttgtttattctcatttttttttatgctaaTTGCTGTACTCAGAAAGTACCTCATTTCTAAGATGAGCTTATCTCTCAGAGTCCATTATCAAATACCCCTTCTTCGTGAATGCCTTCACAATACCCCAATCTAAAGTGATAACTACCTCAGAATAGATCTATCCCTCTTGTTGGTTTCATGCCTTTCAtgtatttccttgttgatattttaTGGGGCCTGTTCCCCCAACTGTTGTTAATCCCCATTGTTAATTTCAGTGACACATTGTATAGTGGAGGTAGTGGCAAAAACATGAGACTGGGAATAAGAGATTTCTCATTAGGGCATTCTATCCTAAATGGTGTGATATTACCCAGTTCACAGTGAGCCATCTTTTTCTGGAAATAACCTACTACACAAGGTTGGAACC
Coding sequences within:
- the ZNF654 gene encoding zinc finger protein 654 isoform X3 gives rise to the protein MECNYKMAERKDKTSHPCSVNKYLSSENPLFFELRARYLIACERIPEAMALIKSCINHPEISKDLYFHQALFTCLFMSPVEDQLFREHLLKTDCKSGIDIICNTEKEGKTMLALQLCESFLIPQLQNGDMYCIWELIFIWSKLQLKSNPSKQVFVDQCYQLLRTATNVRVIFPFMKIIKDEVEEDGLQICVEICGCALQLDLHDDPKTKCLIYKTIAHFLPNDLEILRICALSIFFLERSLEAYHTVEELYKRPDEEYNEGTSSVQNRVRFELLPILKKGLFFDPEFWNFVMIKKNCVALLSDKSAVRFLNESTLENSTGNLKKAVEQQGLDEGLDSLTDQSTGEPDPDDLSRVQPKGHINTKKNLMALNVSKVDHNVPRHRCMLCNKEFLGGHIVRHAQAHQKKGSFSCVICGRKFRNKGLMQKHLKNHVKKIQRQQIAAAQQEDQEIPAVEEINCSDAFISFENGNSDNKDLEADTITASSDGNKEVIPAHVAEFIEIPVSVSEDVIENMIENGNPDTSLNNVSEPLPVCEDDYEEEEDEEGDYEEDDYDLNQETSVLHKINGTVCHPKEIYATDQEGNFKCPALGCVRIFKRIGFLNKHARTVHPTDLNVRQTVMKWSKGKCKFCQRQFEDSQHFIDHLNRHSYPNVYFCLHFNCNESFKLPFQLAQHTKSHRIFQAQCSFPECHELFEDLPLLYEHEAQHYLSKTPESSAQPSETILWDVLTDSNPNHQEKDSSSNEKQTLTLPVSTSKSRKDSIEPKTCTESMEKKTDGLVQNGNEHSDDTVSDISLIDQKMPDIEPNSESNYSISDLVNGHSGTEQTPLVSSEPALKTDTNRIRTENGSILPSVVPQEHNTLPVSQAPSKPNLTSEHTSYGLILTKPYVRPLPPSYLDERYLSMPKRRKFLTDRVDACSDQDNVCKKSVKRLRCGKCLTTYCNAEALEAHLAQKKCQTLFGFDSDDESKSSIFLVGVICRNRKCHRSL
- the ZNF654 gene encoding zinc finger protein 654 isoform X4, whose amino-acid sequence is MALIKSCINHPEISKDLYFHQALFTCLFMSPVEDQLFREHLLKTDCKSGIDIICNTEKEGKTMLALQLCESFLIPQLQNGDMYCIWELIFIWSKLQLKSNPSKQVFVDQCYQLLRTATNVRVIFPFMKIIKDEVEEDGLQICVEICGCALQLDLHDDPKTKCLIYKTIAHFLPNDLEILRICALSIFFLERSLEAYHTVEELYKRPDEEYNEGTSSVQNRVRFELLPILKKGLFFDPEFWNFVMIKKNCVALLSDKSAVRFLNESTLENSTGNLKKAVEQQGLDEGLDSLTDQSTGEPDPDDLSRVQPKGHINTKKNLMALNVSKVDHNVPRHRCMLCNKEFLGGHIVRHAQAHQKKGSFSCVICGRKFRNKGLMQKHLKNHVKKIQRQQIAAAQQEDQEIPAVEEINCSDAFISFENGNSDNKDLEADTITASSDGNKEVIPAHVAEFIEIPVSVSEDVIENMIENGNPDTSLNNVSEPLPVCEDDYEEEEDEEGDYEEDDYDLNQETSVLHKINGTVCHPKEIYATDQEGNFKCPALGCVRIFKRIGFLNKHARTVHPTDLNVRQTVMKWSKGKCKFCQRQFEDSQHFIDHLNRHSYPNVYFCLHFNCNESFKLPFQLAQHTKSHRIFQAQCSFPECHELFEDLPLLYEHEAQHYLSKTPESSAQPSETILWDVLTDSNPNHQEKDSSSNEKQTLTLPVSTSKSRKDSIEPKTCTESMEKKTDGLVQNGNEHSDDTVSDISLIDQKMPDIEPNSESNYSISDLVNGHSGTEQTPLVSSEPALKTDTNRIRTENGSILPSVVPQEHNTLPVSQAPSKPNLTSEHTSYGLILTKPYVRPLPPSYLDERYLSMPKRRKFLTDRVDACSDQDNVCKKSVKRLRCGKCLTTYCNAEALEAHLAQKKCQTLFGFDSDDESKSSIFLVGVICRNRKCHRSL
- the ZNF654 gene encoding zinc finger protein 654 isoform X5, with amino-acid sequence MALIKSCINHPEISKDLYFHQALFTCLFMSPVEDQLFREHLLKTDCKSGIDIICNTEKEGKTMLALQLCESFLIPQLQNGDMYCIWELIFIWSKLQLKSNPSKQVFVDQCYQLLRTATNVRVIFPFMKIIKDEVEEDGLQICVEICGCALQLDLHDDPKTKCLIYKTIAHFLPNDLEILRICALSIFFLERSLEAYHTVEELYKRPDEEYNEGTSSVQNRVRFELLPILKKGLFFDPEFWNFVMIKKNCVALLSDKSAVRFLNESTLENSTGNLKKAVEQQGLDEGLDSLTDQSTGEPDPDDLSRVQPKGHINTKKNLMALNVSKVDHNVPRHRCMLCNKEFLGGHIVRHAQAHQKKGSFSCVICGRKFRNKGLMQKHLKNHVKKIQRQQIAAAQQEDQEIPAVEEINCSDAFISFENGNSDNKDLEADTITASSDGNKEVIPAHVAEFIEIPVSVSEDVIENMIENGNPDTSLNNVSEPLPVCEDDYEEEEDEEGDYEEDDYDLNQETSVLHKINGTVCHPKEIYATDQEGNFKCPALGCVRIFKRIGFLNKHARTVHPTDLNVRQTVMKWSKGKCKFCQRQFEDSQHFIDHLNRHSYPNVYFCLHFNCNESFKLPFQLAQHTKSHRIFQAQCSFPECHELFEDLPLLYEHEAQHYLSKTPESSAQPSETILWDVLTDSNPNHQEKDSSSNEKQTLTLPVSTSKSRKDSIEPKTCTESMEKKTDGLVQNGNEHSDDTVSDISLIDQKMPDIEPNSESNYSISDLVNGHSGTEQTPLVSSEPALKTDTNRIRTENGSILPSVVPQEHNTLPVSQAPSKPNLTSEHTSYGLILTKPYVRPLPPSYLDERYLSMPKRRKFLTDRVDACSDQDNVCKKSVKRLRCGKCLTTYCNAEALEAHLAQKKCQTLFGFDSDDESA